A single Candidatus Omnitrophota bacterium DNA region contains:
- a CDS encoding SRPBCC family protein: MTAAKKSPKKQGESIQQFVFIEVPFPMVSAELELWGEAAWWPKICPLQIRRTAGGTAQVGTTFENRILKSAVRPWVSEITRMVPGRLLELTFKQGPLKGREVIRIGERANGARVDYESEYQVTGGFFNGIVWGLGGKKPYENGIKLILAAFKDYVVRKSQMPEPDQTQGQP, encoded by the coding sequence ATGACAGCGGCCAAAAAGTCCCCCAAAAAGCAGGGCGAATCCATTCAGCAATTTGTTTTCATCGAAGTCCCGTTTCCCATGGTTTCAGCGGAACTGGAGCTTTGGGGGGAGGCGGCCTGGTGGCCGAAGATCTGCCCCCTGCAAATCCGGCGCACAGCCGGCGGGACGGCCCAGGTGGGGACGACATTTGAAAACAGGATTCTGAAATCAGCGGTCCGCCCCTGGGTTTCCGAAATCACCCGCATGGTCCCCGGGCGTCTCCTGGAGTTGACTTTCAAGCAGGGGCCCCTGAAAGGCCGGGAGGTCATCAGGATTGGTGAACGGGCCAACGGGGCGCGGGTGGACTATGAAAGCGAATACCAGGTCACGGGCGGCTTTTTCAACGGGATTGTGTGGGGGCTTGGCGGGAAAAAACCTTACGAGAACGGCATCAAGCTGATCCTGGCCGCGTTCAAAGATTACGTGGTACGTAAAAGTCAAATGCCGGAACCGGACCAGACACAAGGACAGCCATGA
- a CDS encoding DUF4440 domain-containing protein, whose protein sequence is MKLASWIPEYWGAREREVWDCLETHWDHLINKRVDEFIKFIHPDMIGYGHESPLPVDRPWLEKWVGFWTKNTQIAICELRPIQIKLHGDIAILQYFIFTVEVNKEGGKRVIRRYTMTWKKTPERWVVIGSHNNLMNEAIRD, encoded by the coding sequence ATGAAGCTTGCATCATGGATTCCGGAATATTGGGGCGCCCGCGAGCGCGAGGTGTGGGATTGCCTGGAAACCCATTGGGACCATCTTATCAACAAGCGCGTTGATGAATTCATCAAATTCATCCATCCGGACATGATCGGCTACGGCCACGAAAGTCCTCTGCCGGTGGACCGCCCCTGGCTGGAGAAATGGGTGGGCTTCTGGACAAAAAACACCCAGATCGCCATCTGCGAGCTGAGGCCGATCCAGATCAAGCTCCACGGAGACATCGCCATTCTGCAGTATTTCATTTTCACCGTCGAGGTCAATAAAGAGGGGGGGAAGCGCGTGATCCGCCGTTACACCATGACCTGGAAAAAGACCCCCGAACGCTGGGTCGTGATCGGGAGCCACAATAACTTGATGAATGAAGCTATAAGGGATTAA
- a CDS encoding AMP-binding protein yields MDFRKILQEDAARHRDKAAVVFKEKTISFAELQSGVFRLAGALSRLGVKKSDKVAVYLPNSPEYIESYLACFCLGAVVVPLDYMLKSDELGSCLGHSEAKFLIACPKNDVSLAELKTQIPSLQQIIITAGESEGAVAYREIVRKAYDRLPEVSIADNEPALIMYTSGTTGRPKGILLNYKHLEGSPKAMEHFVDLSDRDVKLCALPLSHIAGLIYIQNCVIFGITLVLMDRFNSYEFLRNVQQHKITCFHIVPAMYTAFLSLKQIDQFDLSSLRWVVVFGAPNSPDIMERFHRYCPNAQLLNGWGMTETCPPNTVTPFGSDNIASIGKPSPFSLIKIVDDNGKALPAGEIGEILISGWVVMEGYYKDPDATSQMKRDGWLYTGDLGRYDKDGFLYIMGRKKEMIKVAGQIVYAPEVEAALHKHEAVAEAAVIGVPDALRGEAVKAFVVLKTPGVSSEDLRYFAREHLAHFKVPQAIEIREALPKNRTGKVDKEALKQAVLT; encoded by the coding sequence ATGGATTTCCGCAAAATTCTTCAGGAAGACGCTGCCCGTCACCGGGACAAAGCCGCGGTCGTTTTTAAAGAGAAGACGATTTCTTTTGCAGAACTGCAATCGGGTGTTTTTCGTCTGGCCGGCGCTCTGTCACGGCTTGGGGTCAAAAAATCAGACAAGGTTGCCGTATATCTCCCCAACAGCCCGGAGTATATCGAAAGCTACCTGGCCTGTTTCTGCCTCGGCGCGGTTGTCGTTCCCCTGGACTATATGCTTAAGAGCGATGAGCTGGGCTCCTGTCTTGGGCATTCGGAGGCCAAATTCCTGATCGCCTGTCCCAAGAATGACGTTTCCCTCGCTGAACTAAAAACCCAAATCCCATCTCTCCAGCAGATCATCATAACCGCCGGGGAGTCCGAGGGGGCGGTGGCGTATCGCGAGATTGTCCGCAAGGCCTATGACCGGCTGCCTGAGGTCAGCATCGCGGACAACGAACCGGCCCTGATCATGTATACTTCAGGCACGACCGGACGGCCTAAAGGGATCCTGCTCAATTACAAGCACCTTGAGGGGTCCCCGAAAGCCATGGAACATTTTGTGGACCTGAGCGACCGGGATGTCAAGCTTTGCGCCCTGCCGCTCAGCCATATCGCGGGTTTGATTTATATCCAGAATTGCGTCATTTTCGGCATCACCCTGGTGTTGATGGACCGGTTTAATTCCTATGAATTTTTGCGCAATGTTCAGCAGCACAAAATCACCTGTTTCCATATCGTTCCCGCCATGTACACGGCCTTCCTGTCGTTGAAACAAATCGATCAATTTGATCTTTCCTCTCTGCGGTGGGTGGTTGTTTTCGGCGCCCCGAACTCGCCGGACATCATGGAGAGGTTCCACAGATATTGTCCCAACGCCCAGCTTTTGAACGGCTGGGGCATGACCGAAACCTGTCCGCCCAACACGGTGACGCCGTTCGGCAGCGACAATATTGCCAGCATCGGCAAGCCGTCGCCGTTCTCTCTGATCAAGATCGTTGACGACAACGGCAAAGCGCTTCCCGCCGGCGAGATCGGCGAGATCCTCATCAGCGGGTGGGTGGTGATGGAAGGATACTACAAGGACCCGGACGCCACGTCCCAGATGAAGCGCGACGGCTGGCTGTACACCGGCGATCTGGGCCGGTACGACAAGGACGGCTTTCTGTATATCATGGGACGCAAAAAAGAGATGATCAAGGTCGCGGGCCAGATCGTCTATGCCCCTGAGGTGGAAGCGGCGCTGCACAAACATGAGGCGGTCGCCGAGGCGGCCGTGATCGGCGTCCCTGACGCTCTGCGCGGCGAGGCGGTCAAGGCCTTTGTCGTGCTTAAAACGCCGGGCGTTTCCTCCGAAGACCTCCGGTATTTCGCGCGAGAGCATCTCGCTCATTTTAAAGTTCCGCAAGCCATCGAGATCCGCGAGGCCCTTCCTAAAAACAGGACCGGGAAGGTCGATAAAGAGGCCCTGAAGCAGGCCGTGTTAACGTAA
- a CDS encoding 2-dehydropantoate 2-reductase, translating into MTIAIIGGGAIGSLVAGLLAKASVDVLLVGKPSHVEEIRRKGLTVKTTQGEETIPLKAATALDQPYDLAIFATKTQDIEQAYQDNHRFLEDSLILTTQNGVQADNLLSHHFDRSKIISSIVMFGATYMTPGEVTFNFPGDWILGKPFMPNDPRVHAVADILRKVLPVVVTSDIIGMKWLKLFINFNNCIPALTGKSMQETFADMDLCRLSILLLREGMEVVRNAGISFVSLPQFPVERVTGLSTMPLDQAAGIMNKTLTTLSKEPLYGSILQSIMRGKTSEIDFINGEVVALASGTKQDAPLNRRVVDWVHRVEQSGKFFDVEDIKKEFGLLNDGAGRDPAGRRI; encoded by the coding sequence ATGACAATTGCGATCATCGGAGGGGGAGCGATTGGTTCCCTGGTGGCCGGGTTGCTGGCAAAGGCGTCTGTTGACGTTTTGCTCGTCGGAAAACCATCCCATGTGGAGGAAATCCGCCGTAAAGGATTGACCGTCAAAACGACCCAGGGAGAGGAGACCATCCCCCTGAAGGCGGCCACAGCCCTGGACCAGCCGTATGACCTGGCGATTTTCGCCACAAAAACCCAGGATATTGAGCAGGCCTACCAGGACAATCACCGGTTCCTTGAGGACAGCCTGATTTTGACGACTCAGAACGGCGTGCAGGCGGACAACCTTTTAAGCCATCATTTTGACCGTTCAAAAATCATCAGCAGCATTGTGATGTTCGGGGCAACGTACATGACGCCCGGAGAGGTCACGTTCAACTTTCCCGGAGATTGGATTCTCGGCAAACCCTTCATGCCCAATGATCCCCGCGTCCACGCTGTTGCGGACATTCTTCGTAAAGTCTTGCCGGTGGTTGTCACATCTGACATCATCGGGATGAAATGGCTCAAGCTCTTTATAAATTTTAACAATTGCATTCCGGCGCTGACCGGCAAGTCCATGCAGGAGACCTTCGCCGATATGGACCTGTGCCGTTTGAGCATCCTCCTGTTGCGGGAGGGGATGGAGGTAGTTCGAAACGCGGGCATTTCTTTCGTTTCTTTGCCGCAGTTCCCGGTTGAGCGCGTGACCGGTTTGTCAACGATGCCGCTGGACCAGGCCGCGGGGATTATGAATAAGACCCTGACGACTTTGAGCAAGGAGCCCCTTTACGGGTCCATTCTCCAGAGCATCATGCGCGGTAAGACCAGCGAAATCGACTTTATCAACGGCGAGGTGGTGGCGCTGGCGTCTGGCACGAAGCAGGACGCGCCCCTGAACCGGCGCGTGGTGGACTGGGTGCACCGCGTGGAGCAATCGGGTAAGTTTTTTGACGTTGAAGACATCAAGAAGGAATTCGGACTGCTGAACGACGGCGCCGGCCGGGATCCTGCCGGGCGCCGGATTTAA
- a CDS encoding radical SAM protein, producing the protein MMKVLFLTPPLKAWDSHGDHKAANQMHAQLAAYLREKKLAQVEALDCRALDMDWDAMLKHTEASKPDMVFVGELLHSTCGAAVIWYFNEGLRLLKKQNPAIKTVAGGLWYSGDYERQMRLNPWIDYIMLGEAELTMDELISNLKSGAKKERDIDGLVSRAADGTIQLGPHRDLIPDLNVLPMPAYDLFPMEKYVGHTYWKPFAELMTSRGCPGKCHFCYEWALYDSRTATKDFTSWRGLSGKRIVDELDLLEKTYGITTVVFQDDAFNTDTQAMIEFCEEKLRRGNKIDWVCLGRADQWISQHDILPLMKKAGLFLALTGVEVEDDMTLNKTGKGVTIGQIKKTVQILRENDIGSVGTVLVGLKEDTEAKIKERLRVADEIDPDIFALDYLTPVPNSPDWRYGIKKGWFDPDKIDLKTWDFQHPVIPTDHLTVEEVGRLGAWCMREYYSKPERIHRIFSSNYDDKVKLCVKDFMSNIAKWEANSRAPAVSGV; encoded by the coding sequence ATGATGAAGGTTTTATTTTTAACGCCGCCGTTGAAAGCCTGGGATTCGCACGGGGATCATAAGGCCGCCAATCAGATGCACGCCCAGCTCGCCGCGTATCTGCGCGAGAAAAAACTCGCCCAGGTCGAGGCCCTGGATTGCCGCGCCCTGGACATGGACTGGGACGCGATGCTCAAGCACACCGAGGCCAGCAAGCCCGATATGGTTTTTGTCGGCGAACTCCTGCACTCGACGTGCGGGGCCGCCGTTATCTGGTATTTCAATGAGGGGTTGCGATTGTTGAAGAAACAGAACCCCGCCATCAAAACGGTCGCCGGAGGTCTTTGGTACTCGGGGGATTACGAGCGCCAGATGAGACTCAACCCCTGGATCGACTACATCATGCTGGGCGAAGCTGAGCTGACGATGGATGAACTGATCTCCAACCTGAAAAGCGGCGCCAAAAAGGAGAGGGACATTGACGGCCTGGTTTCCCGCGCTGCCGATGGGACGATCCAGCTTGGGCCGCACCGTGACCTGATCCCGGATTTGAACGTTCTGCCCATGCCCGCGTATGACCTGTTCCCGATGGAGAAGTATGTCGGGCATACCTATTGGAAACCCTTCGCGGAGTTGATGACCTCCCGCGGATGCCCGGGCAAATGCCATTTTTGTTATGAATGGGCCCTTTACGACAGCCGGACCGCCACCAAGGACTTCACTTCCTGGAGAGGATTGAGCGGGAAGCGGATCGTGGATGAATTGGACCTGCTCGAAAAGACCTACGGTATCACGACGGTCGTTTTTCAGGATGACGCCTTCAATACCGATACGCAGGCCATGATCGAGTTCTGCGAAGAAAAATTGCGCCGCGGCAATAAGATCGACTGGGTCTGCCTCGGCCGCGCCGACCAGTGGATCAGCCAGCACGACATCCTGCCGTTGATGAAAAAGGCCGGGCTGTTTTTGGCCCTGACGGGTGTCGAGGTCGAGGACGACATGACGCTCAACAAGACCGGCAAGGGCGTGACCATCGGGCAGATCAAGAAGACGGTCCAGATCCTCCGGGAAAACGACATCGGCAGCGTCGGGACGGTCCTGGTCGGGCTCAAGGAGGACACCGAGGCCAAGATCAAGGAGCGCTTGCGTGTCGCCGACGAGATCGATCCGGACATCTTTGCCCTGGATTATCTCACCCCTGTCCCGAACTCCCCGGACTGGAGATACGGGATCAAGAAGGGCTGGTTTGATCCGGACAAGATCGACCTCAAGACCTGGGATTTTCAGCACCCGGTCATTCCGACGGACCATTTGACCGTGGAGGAAGTCGGCCGCCTCGGCGCCTGGTGTATGCGCGAATATTATTCCAAGCCGGAGCGCATCCACAGGATCTTTTCGAGCAATTACGACGACAAGGTCAAACTGTGCGTCAAGGACTTTATGAGCAACATTGCCAAGTGGGAGGCCAATTCCCGCGCGCCGGCCGTCTCGGGCGTTTAA
- a CDS encoding beta-ketoacyl-[acyl-carrier-protein] synthase family protein, producing MKKRRVVVTGVGIVSPNGIGKEACWTSMINGVSAVRRVTEFDVSQFNTKIAAQVRDFDPVALGLTWDESIRTDRYVQFALVAARMAIEDSKLDLSKVNREMMGVSLANAICGTKYMEEEFALVTDSGKNPIDPSIVRPDLYDASMFNTPSSEISAKYGLQGICNTISTGCTAGTDSVGFSLEAIQDGEADIMVTGASEAPITPITFGAFDTVNVLSVTNDRPEKASRPFDAKRNGFVISEGAGILVVEELEHARKRGARIYCEVLGFGTTNNAYHMTDLPPEGEAMSDCIKLALEDAAVEPKDLDYINAHGSSTRQNDVFETNAYKEALGKDAYRLPISSLKSMIGHPLAGANGLELAIGALIFERDILPPTINQENPDPQCDLDYIPNQARAKRINCMLKTSSGFSGIHSAMVLRRFDG from the coding sequence ATGAAAAAACGCAGAGTCGTTGTTACCGGGGTCGGGATTGTTTCCCCCAACGGGATCGGCAAAGAGGCCTGCTGGACCAGCATGATCAACGGCGTTTCGGCCGTCCGTCGTGTCACGGAGTTCGATGTCTCGCAGTTCAACACCAAGATCGCGGCGCAGGTTCGGGACTTTGATCCCGTTGCGCTGGGCCTGACCTGGGACGAATCGATCCGTACGGACCGTTACGTCCAGTTCGCGCTTGTTGCGGCGCGGATGGCCATCGAGGATTCGAAGCTTGACCTCTCGAAGGTGAACCGGGAAATGATGGGCGTTTCGCTCGCCAACGCGATCTGCGGGACAAAGTACATGGAGGAGGAGTTCGCCCTGGTCACGGACAGCGGGAAAAACCCGATCGACCCGTCGATCGTGAGGCCAGACCTTTATGACGCCTCGATGTTCAACACCCCGTCCAGCGAGATCTCCGCCAAATACGGCCTGCAGGGGATTTGCAACACGATCTCGACCGGCTGCACGGCCGGGACCGATTCCGTCGGTTTCTCCCTGGAGGCGATCCAGGACGGGGAGGCGGACATCATGGTCACCGGCGCGTCCGAAGCGCCGATCACGCCGATCACTTTCGGCGCGTTTGACACCGTGAACGTTCTGTCCGTCACCAATGACCGGCCGGAAAAAGCCTCCCGCCCGTTCGACGCCAAGCGGAACGGCTTTGTCATTTCCGAGGGCGCGGGGATCCTGGTGGTGGAAGAGCTGGAGCACGCGCGGAAACGCGGCGCCCGGATCTATTGCGAAGTCCTGGGATTTGGAACAACGAATAACGCTTACCATATGACCGATCTGCCCCCGGAGGGGGAGGCCATGTCCGATTGCATCAAGCTCGCTCTGGAGGACGCCGCTGTCGAGCCCAAGGACCTGGATTATATCAACGCGCACGGTTCCTCGACCCGCCAGAACGACGTCTTTGAAACGAATGCCTACAAAGAGGCCCTGGGCAAGGACGCCTATCGTTTGCCGATCAGTTCTTTAAAATCCATGATCGGCCATCCGCTGGCTGGGGCCAATGGCCTGGAATTGGCCATCGGCGCCCTGATCTTCGAGCGGGACATTTTGCCGCCCACGATCAATCAGGAAAACCCCGATCCCCAGTGTGACCTGGACTACATCCCGAATCAGGCCAGGGCCAAGCGGATCAATTGTATGTTGAAAACAAGCAGCGGGTTTTCGGGCATCCATTCGGCCATGGTTCTTCGGCGGTTCGATGGATAG
- a CDS encoding S-methyl-5-thioribose-1-phosphate isomerase, giving the protein MRRSNPTMQQQFSIKESPLFWPAKLDGGTLWVLDETLIPKQMKYIEVISTAEAVDVIRKMKTRAFGQFLVVLNTFLVEIRRNPRLSQPVLLKKIIRTADALNKSRPTFPFSEVTAVVVAWAKSAFEEGANIRQQLEQNIEGYLQGIRGRRLNRVIQIAEAIRSGDSILTHCNVSGELAMAAAICRLQGKSIRFFATETRPYLQGAKLTVWELRRAGADVTLVADNATGLLMANGQISKVIVGSDRNCANGDFANKIGTYQIAVLAKEFGIPFYVLTQPSKKIKEGRDIPVEVRPEDELLRFNGKRIVPAGVKGFYPGFDIVPHEYVTKQIAINVN; this is encoded by the coding sequence ATGAGGCGATCCAACCCGACAATGCAGCAGCAGTTCTCCATCAAAGAGTCGCCGTTGTTCTGGCCGGCGAAACTCGATGGGGGAACTCTCTGGGTCTTGGACGAGACGTTGATCCCCAAACAGATGAAATACATCGAGGTCATTTCAACGGCCGAAGCGGTCGACGTGATTCGAAAGATGAAGACCCGGGCCTTCGGCCAGTTTCTCGTGGTCTTGAACACGTTTTTGGTGGAGATCCGCCGGAATCCTCGGCTGTCGCAACCGGTGCTTTTAAAAAAGATCATCAGGACCGCCGACGCACTGAATAAAAGCCGCCCGACGTTTCCGTTCTCGGAAGTGACGGCCGTGGTCGTGGCGTGGGCGAAAAGCGCTTTTGAAGAAGGGGCCAATATCCGTCAACAACTGGAGCAGAACATCGAAGGATATTTGCAGGGGATCCGCGGCCGGCGTTTGAACCGTGTGATCCAGATTGCCGAGGCGATCCGGTCCGGGGACAGCATCTTGACGCATTGCAACGTGAGCGGCGAGCTGGCCATGGCGGCCGCCATTTGCCGCCTGCAGGGCAAATCCATCCGGTTTTTCGCGACGGAAACCAGGCCCTATCTTCAGGGGGCCAAGCTGACGGTCTGGGAATTGAGGCGCGCCGGAGCGGACGTGACCCTGGTGGCCGACAACGCCACGGGGCTTTTGATGGCGAACGGCCAGATCAGCAAGGTGATCGTGGGTTCGGACCGCAATTGCGCGAACGGAGATTTTGCCAACAAGATCGGCACGTATCAGATCGCCGTCCTGGCTAAGGAATTCGGGATCCCATTCTACGTCCTGACCCAGCCGTCTAAGAAAATCAAGGAAGGGCGGGACATCCCGGTGGAGGTCAGGCCGGAAGACGAGTTGCTGCGATTCAACGGCAAACGCATTGTCCCGGCCGGGGTCAAGGGATTCTATCCGGGGTTCGACATCGTGCCCCACGAATATGTGACAAAACAGATCGCCATCAATGTTAATTGA
- a CDS encoding PadR family transcriptional regulator: protein MIEHEMLFLGLLMDGPKHGYEIKRVIEEELFPIVGLKVKSIYYPLRKMEQLKLVNKDVGREGKWPEKFVYSITPQGRKVFNLMIMESFLSIERPYFNIDLAFYFLQYADKKIVRRKLKGRIIFLHRIKRGLEELKKKSDPSRKYLHIILQHDLDLVDAEINSNTQLSATIEAEDSLSSKFEAHSRAK, encoded by the coding sequence ATGATTGAGCATGAAATGCTGTTCCTTGGGCTTTTGATGGACGGCCCGAAACACGGCTATGAGATTAAGCGGGTCATCGAGGAGGAACTTTTCCCGATCGTCGGCCTGAAAGTAAAATCCATTTATTATCCTCTCAGGAAAATGGAGCAGCTCAAGCTCGTGAACAAGGACGTGGGGAGAGAGGGAAAATGGCCGGAAAAATTCGTTTATAGCATCACCCCCCAAGGCCGCAAGGTTTTTAATCTTATGATCATGGAAAGTTTTTTGTCGATTGAGAGGCCGTATTTCAACATCGACCTGGCGTTTTATTTTCTGCAATACGCGGACAAGAAGATCGTCCGGCGCAAGCTCAAGGGCCGGATCATTTTCCTCCATCGCATCAAGCGCGGACTTGAGGAATTGAAGAAAAAAAGCGATCCTTCTCGCAAGTACCTTCACATCATCCTCCAGCATGACCTTGATCTGGTGGATGCCGAGATCAATTCCAACACCCAGCTCAGCGCCACGATCGAGGCCGAGGATTCCCTGTCCTCTAAGTTTGAAGCCCATTCCAGGGCAAAGTAG
- a CDS encoding class II aldolase/adducin family protein: protein MSETVVKNLKTGIIAIGRLLWEKELVTGLNGNISSRVDEETVLITATKTCLGLLQDKDVLRMNLTGEVLEDGQVSSERLLHTEIYRNFPDAKAVIHTHTTFTNAYFLENDSLTPRIFESKFYLGEVSAVPQTTPSVTDAGPVIEALKANSITVLKNHGVVAMGKDLFDCFLLIQCLEDAVKMDAISRLYARESEVRGQKSAASTGRGSRAAGHSKKYKLFSKEQIDEIVRLVNADRQLAELGAKTNMTMDLGVLLNETGQVYSFHFDKGRIVRVGNEEGVEFLISAPEKIWRAVFNREIDPFVATTQKKMALKGDFARISKWYAPCSRIFELWAQAPVE, encoded by the coding sequence ATGAGTGAAACTGTTGTCAAGAATTTGAAAACCGGTATCATTGCCATCGGCCGCCTGCTCTGGGAAAAAGAGCTGGTCACTGGACTGAACGGCAATATCAGTTCACGGGTGGATGAAGAGACGGTCCTCATCACCGCGACCAAGACCTGCCTGGGGCTTTTGCAGGACAAAGATGTCCTGCGCATGAATCTGACGGGCGAAGTCCTGGAGGACGGGCAAGTCTCCAGCGAGAGGCTGTTACACACCGAGATTTACAGGAATTTTCCGGATGCCAAAGCCGTCATTCATACCCATACGACGTTCACAAACGCTTATTTTTTGGAGAATGATTCTCTGACGCCGAGGATTTTTGAATCCAAGTTCTATTTGGGAGAGGTTTCCGCCGTCCCCCAAACGACGCCTTCCGTGACCGATGCCGGTCCAGTGATCGAGGCGTTAAAGGCCAACAGCATCACGGTGCTGAAAAATCACGGTGTTGTCGCCATGGGCAAGGACCTCTTCGATTGTTTTCTCTTGATCCAGTGTCTTGAGGACGCGGTGAAGATGGACGCGATCAGCCGGCTGTATGCTCGAGAGTCAGAAGTCAGAGGTCAGAAGTCAGCCGCTTCGACGGGTCGCGGGTCACGAGCCGCTGGTCACAGTAAAAAGTACAAGCTTTTTTCCAAAGAACAAATTGATGAAATTGTCCGGCTGGTGAACGCTGACCGCCAACTCGCTGAACTGGGCGCGAAGACCAACATGACGATGGACCTGGGGGTCCTGCTCAACGAAACAGGGCAGGTGTACAGTTTTCATTTCGACAAGGGCCGGATCGTGCGGGTGGGGAATGAGGAGGGCGTTGAGTTCCTGATCTCAGCGCCGGAGAAAATCTGGCGGGCGGTGTTTAACCGGGAGATTGATCCCTTTGTGGCAACGACACAGAAAAAAATGGCCCTGAAGGGCGATTTTGCCAGGATCTCCAAGTGGTACGCCCCCTGCAGCCGGATTTTTGAGCTTTGGGCCCAGGCGCCGGTGGAGTGA
- a CDS encoding aldehyde dehydrogenase family protein, whose product MATTGLKIPQFDLWLGGRFAPAAGGRYFESVNPSTGDVFAKVADASVDDMRQASVSAKKAFVSGGWPGLSVKDRGHVLLRIAQLVRDHAKELADLECLDTGKTIKQTTFIDVPTCADTFEYFGKAGGLLKRVVNPVPAPVTSLTDREPVGVAACIIPWNYPLIMAAWKVAPALIAGNAVILKPSSQASVSLMRLAQIIADAGLPEGIFQMISSARHEATAELVASPDVAMVSFTGGTDTGREIMRLASGLPKKICLELGGKSASLVLEDCDFEAAVGGTLSSIFMNQGQMCTAMSRLLLQDTIYDRFLDALVKKARQLKVGPATDYQTDFGPLVSRSHRDKVLACVETGKAEGAKLLCGGRIPEMPPETANGAYLEPAIFAGVKNAMAIAREEIFGPVLSVIKFSDVEEAVAAANDSRYGLAGCVWTKDPAKAERIASHLQCGTVWVNTYGGFYNEASFGGYKESGFGRELGLEGLWEYTQSKHICVDNTPGGKSLVTSWF is encoded by the coding sequence ATGGCAACAACAGGACTGAAAATTCCGCAGTTTGATCTTTGGCTGGGAGGGAGATTTGCCCCAGCGGCCGGCGGGAGATACTTTGAAAGCGTCAACCCGTCTACCGGGGATGTTTTTGCCAAGGTTGCCGATGCCTCGGTTGATGATATGAGACAGGCGAGCGTCTCGGCGAAGAAGGCGTTTGTTTCCGGAGGCTGGCCGGGGTTGTCGGTGAAAGACCGCGGACACGTTTTGCTGCGGATCGCGCAATTGGTCCGGGATCATGCCAAGGAACTGGCGGACCTGGAGTGCCTTGATACCGGCAAGACGATCAAACAAACCACGTTCATTGACGTCCCGACCTGCGCGGACACGTTTGAATATTTTGGGAAGGCCGGCGGTCTCCTGAAGAGGGTTGTCAACCCGGTCCCGGCGCCGGTCACGAGCTTGACGGACCGCGAACCGGTCGGTGTTGCCGCCTGCATCATCCCTTGGAATTATCCGCTGATCATGGCCGCGTGGAAGGTCGCGCCCGCCCTGATCGCCGGTAACGCAGTCATCCTCAAGCCGTCATCTCAGGCGAGCGTTTCCCTGATGCGTCTTGCCCAGATCATCGCGGATGCCGGTCTGCCGGAAGGGATTTTTCAGATGATCTCGTCTGCCCGCCACGAGGCCACCGCCGAGCTGGTGGCCAGTCCGGACGTGGCGATGGTTAGTTTTACCGGAGGGACGGACACGGGGCGCGAAATCATGCGGCTGGCGTCCGGCCTGCCGAAAAAAATCTGCCTCGAGTTGGGCGGGAAATCGGCGAGCCTGGTTTTGGAAGACTGCGACTTTGAGGCGGCGGTCGGCGGAACGTTATCCTCGATTTTCATGAACCAGGGGCAGATGTGCACCGCGATGTCCCGGCTTTTGTTGCAGGATACAATTTATGACCGGTTCCTGGATGCCCTGGTGAAAAAAGCACGCCAGTTGAAGGTCGGGCCCGCCACCGATTATCAGACTGATTTTGGCCCCCTGGTCAGCCGTTCGCACCGTGACAAAGTCCTCGCGTGCGTGGAAACGGGCAAGGCCGAAGGAGCGAAGCTCCTTTGCGGCGGGCGGATTCCCGAGATGCCGCCGGAAACAGCCAACGGCGCGTATTTGGAGCCGGCGATCTTTGCCGGCGTGAAAAATGCCATGGCGATCGCCCGGGAAGAGATTTTCGGGCCTGTCTTGTCGGTCATTAAATTTTCGGATGTGGAAGAGGCTGTGGCCGCGGCCAATGATTCCCGGTATGGCCTGGCCGGCTGTGTCTGGACAAAAGACCCGGCGAAGGCCGAACGGATCGCCAGCCATCTCCAGTGCGGGACCGTCTGGGTGAACACCTACGGCGGGTTTTATAATGAAGCGTCCTTCGGAGGTTACAAGGAAAGCGGTTTCGGCCGCGAATTGGGACTGGAAGGGCTTTGGGAGTACACGCAGAGCAAGCACATCTGTGTCGACAACACGCCGGGAGGCAAATCGCTGGTCACATCCTGGTTCTGA